In Drosophila ananassae strain 14024-0371.13 chromosome 3R, ASM1763931v2, whole genome shotgun sequence, the DNA window CGCTGCTTGACCCGGGAGGTGCACTTCGCCTCGGACTACAAGCCGGACATCACCTTCTGGCTCTTCCAGACCGTAACTGGCACAACCGGCGTCCTTCTGTTCATCATTATGTGTATCATCTTCGTGTTTGCTCATCCCACGATACGAAAGAAGGCCTACAACTTCTTCTGGAACATGCACACGCTCTACATCGGTCTATACTTGCTGAGCCTGATTCATGGCCTGGCTAGACTGACGGGACCACCCCGCTTCTGGATGTTCTTCCTGGGTCCGGGCATTGTCTACACCTTGGACAAGATCGTCTCGCTGCGCACCAAGTACATGGCGCTGGATGTGATTGAAACCGACCTACTGCCCTCGGATGTGATCAAGATCAAGTTTTACCGACCGCCTAACCTAAAGTACCTGTCTGGCCAATGGGTGCGTCTGTCGTGCACCGCTTTCAGGCCTCACGAGATGCACAGTTTCACGCTGACCTCCGCCCCGCACGAGAACTTCCTCAGCTGCCACATTAAGGCCCAGGGACCGTGGACCTGGAAGCTGCGGAACTACTTTGATCCATGCAACTACAACCCAGAGGACCAGCCCAAGATTCGCATCGAAGGACCCTTCGGGGGCGGCAACCAGGACTGGTACAAGTTCGAAGTGGCAGTCATGGTGGGCGGTGGCATCGGTGTGACCCCGTACGCGTCCATTCTCAACGACCTGGTCTTTGGGACCAGCACCAATCGCTACTCTGGCGTAGCCTGTAAGAAAGTGTACTTCCTGTGGATCTGTCCCTCGCACAAGCACTTCGAATGGTTCATCGATGTGCTACGCGATGTGGAGAAAAAGGATGTAACCAATGTGTTGGAAATACACATATTCATCACGCAGTTCTTCCACAAATTCGATCTGCGAACGACAATGTTGGTAAGTATTAGTTGAAACATTTTGTTTGATGATTTTATGTGACTACAAGTGTTTATTTCTTGTTTTCAGTACATCTGTGAGAATCACTTCCAGAGACTGTCAAAGACTTCAATATTTACGGGTCTTAAGGCAGTCAATCACTTCGGGCGACCGGATATGTCCAGCTTCCTGAAGTTTGTCCAAAAGAAGCACTCCTATGTGAGTTCTTCCCACACATATCTAAAAACATTCAAAttctaaaatatatttgattttCAGGTATCTAAAATAGGAGTCTTCTCCTGCGGTCCACGGCCGCTGACCAAGAGCGTGATGTCTGCCTGTGATGAAGTGAATAAAACACGAAAATTGCCTTATTTCATTCACCACTTCGAGAACTTCGGCTAAATGTTCGCCAGCGATTTGTAACTAATCCTGCCAGCTGCCCTGTAATCCTCCGTTCTACCTGCCGGCCCCTCTCAACGACAGCTAATTGTATTATTAAGATTCATTCATTAGTTTAACCAGTGTACTTAAATCACTATCTCTATATATATCTCCTAATATTAAGCTACGCGTTCAATCGTATTTTAGTCAAGTTTCGTTTAGTGCATTATGAAAATTTACCCCATTGATACAAAAATCCAGCAAGAGAATCAAATGAAAGAACAACAAAACGGCCTCTACTtatatatgtgtatgtgtgtatatgtgtatttattgaaaatatgaTTTGTTATCAGTTTTTGTAAAGCATTcgcattatttattaaaaatttacgaTTATGTTGAATAGGCGCAAAGAATCGAATTTCAAAAGGGGTTTTAAATGCTGCCACTGATGGCGCCCATCAAGCAGTTTTCCGATTAAGGACTGCGCATGCGTCAAAAACAGCTGGTGAAGGATGCTTGTCACCCCAaaacaagcaacaaaaatgtttatttgtcACATTCAGTAACCTTTTGCATTCGtggataaataaataaataaattggacAGCCATGGAGAGCCTCAGACTGCTGGTAATGGAAACCTATAGTAGCTTACTCGATCGGGAGCTTTGCATCAACGAATGGGCACAGGAGCggttggttttgttttttttccagaAGCCTCACACGGCTAAACTTCTACACTTTCAGATTAAGTTTTGCGGAGCCATTCTGGCGATTTATGAGCATATATCTGGAGCCAAGCGTTCTTTTTAATCTCCTCATACCCCTATCTGGCATCTACAGTCAGGAACTACTCACACACCTGCTCTCGGCGGTTACTCTGGTCAGCACTTTGAACTCCTTTGAGAAGTGGTATGCTTTATAGAAAATATGAGCTTAAAATCTACAAGATAAGCCTTTAAATGTAGAGTGTTGGTAGTACCAAAGAAGATCCAATTTAGTAGACAAGGGAAGGTCGTACGGTCTTCTTGCCctaaaaagtaggcaacaaaaTAGTGTTCCTCTCAAGCAATACGCTAAAactacgaaaaaaaaattatctaacTTGATTTTATTACGATTTTAAAGGCTATAAATCCaccattttataaaaatttgtatgttTTAGGATCTATCCAGAGATGCGTCCCTTGTGGTGGCTCAGAGAGCAGTATGCCAAAGGCCAGGTTCTAAACAAGCCGCAAGTTGCTTTGGAAAGCAATAACCTGAGCTGTGAAACCAGCGGAGGGCTTCCCTGTGCCCACTCGATGACTTTCACGGTTTTTATTCTCATCCTAGCATCTTTTTTCTTCGTTCACTGCTGGCAGAGATATGTATACTGGCGTTCCTCCGTTTGGCGTTTCTTTCTGTATCCTGTGATCGTTGGAGTGGTGGTCTGCATGTGGCTAAGCCGGCTCTACCTGGCCACCGAATTCCTACACCAGTGCGTTCTGGGCAGTTACTTCGGCATCAGAGCCTTGAATTGCTTCGAGGGAAACATAAAGTACCTATACTCCAGGCGACGACGAAACGCTGTAGTGGTTGTTACCATATTAGGAGGAATCGCTGTAGGAGTTTATTTTCTAAAGCTGCGTCTTAGCATCGATCCTCATTGGTCAGTGAGAGAGGTGAGTATCTACTGGCCTTTAAAGATTCCTTCAGTATCTTGTGACATCTATCCAGGCTTTCAAATGGTGCCCCGAAGCCACGTACATGCGTCACGAGGCAAGTCCTATATTCGTGCTTACACGAGATTTGGGAAACCTAATGGGAGTGGCTTTGGCGTCCCCCCTATCGAAGCAGTAATTATCTTTTTTATGCTCTGGTACACATCATTCACTAGAATCTCTTTTGCAGAAAGACGAAGGAGTCAACATTTTTACGAAGGTGTAGTGTCTTGGGAGCCTTGGAGTTAATTAATTATGGTTTGCGTCAAGCTACTCCCAAACAGAACGGCAGATTTGCTTTCCTAGCCTATGAATTCTCGAGAAATGCTTTCCATTCCTTGACATTGCTAAAATATTTAACGAAATTGTACTagaattaatattatattaatgtaaataaaataactttaGGAAAACATAGTTTTTGTAGAAATAAACATAaacctttatttatttttatgagcCTCGCTGAAAATGTTGTTTTTCTCGATCACATCATTTTGGACAAATTACAAAGCTACGCATCTACATACGAACACTTTTTTTGTCtgtaaaataaatttcattaatgGCTTAAAATGTAGGTTGGtgttttagaaatttttgTATGCACTTACTTTCATTGGCTTTCTGACCCTCCTTTTGCAGGTTGGTATTCTTAACGGAGTGTCGTCTATCCGACCGGAAGAGACAGTCCACTTGATCTGCCTCAAAGAAGGCATATACCACGCGCACATTATTTGTGAATCCACCTCCGTCCTTCCAGGCACTCACAATGACAATGGGATCCCCGTCATTGATGATTTCCGCTTTCTTGGCAATGGTGAGGGCAAACTGGACCCTGGCATCTACATCCGTGGCATAATCGTTGTTTGGTTCGGAAGTGTAGACTACGGGGAGGATACCCCGGTGAATGTACACCCAGCGGGCGGTCCTTTCGCAGCGCGTAAGGGCCAGAATGGGGCAGCGCGGACGGAACTTGCTAATTAAGGTAGCGGAACGACCCGAACTGGTTAGAACCACAATAAGGGTGGCGTTGGTGCGCTTTGCCGTTTCTACAGAGGCTATGGCCAGCGAATGGGCAGCATCCAGCTCGCCGCGCACCTCGCTAACCAGGTCCGAGAAGAGATCCCGGAACCAGAGGACCTTCTCCGCCTCGCGGCAGAGCTTGTCGCAGGTGGCTACCGTTTCGTTGGGATAGGGTCCGATGGCCACCTCCGAGGAGAGCATTATGCAGTCCGCTCCATCGATAATGGCATTGGCTAGATCAAAGCACTCCGCCCGAGTGGGTTGCAGCTGGAATCGCATTGTTTCCAGGATATTAGACGCCACGATCACTGGCTTGCCGGCCTTGTTGCACTGGCCCAGTATACTCTTCTGGGTGATAAACAGCTTCTCCATGGGAATCTGGGTGCCGAGATCAGCTCTCGACAGGAGCAGTCCATCTGCCGCTCGCATTATTTCTGAGAACCGACTCAGCGCGATCTTGCTGTCCATTTTGGCGATGATCTTGATGTGCTTCCCCTTCTCCCCCAAAACAGTACGAAGCTCCTTAACATTCTTGGCACTGCGAACAGCCGAGGCGAATAGAAAGTCCACATTGGCTTTCATGCTAAACTGGATGTCGTACATGTCCTTCTCGGAGACCGCTGGAAGGTCAATCTCAACCTCGGGCAGGATGACGTTGCAATTATTATTCAATTGTCCCCCCTGAATAACCTCGCAGAGTAGCCCATCCACCCCCACCTCCATAATGTGGAGCAGCAGCTTGCCATCGTCGATGAATAAGCGGTCACCCGTTTTGGTCAGATTGATGATGTTTGAGTAGTCGACATAGACAGCCTCCTTGTTACCTTTATCGTACAGGTCCCGATTGATCGAAAGTCGTATGTTGTCCCCGCTGCGCAGAATCACCTCTCCATCCAGTAAGCCAGTTCGGATCTGAGGTCCTCGTGTGTCCGCCGCTATGGCCACCGTGCGTAGGTGTCCTGTCTCATGTTGAATCCGCTCGAGCGCCTCATGCACCAGCTCAAGGGTCTTCGAGTGCATCTCGTGGGACTCATGGGAAAAATTCAGACGGAAGATGTTAACGCCCTTTAAAATCATGTGGTAGATTGTGTCCAGATTGCGCGAACTGTGGGATATAGTTGCGATCAAGGAAACCAAGCGATGGTGCGTGGCAGGGTGTGAGATTTCCAGCTCGCAGATGTGATCCAGTTGGGTAGAGCCCTCCTTTAGCACAGGAGTCGCGGagcttgccattttttttaaatagaaacttttaaattttgagaaacgttttcaaaataatatctACTAGTCTGACAAGATTACAAAAAGAATTAGACCAGGCGCTTCAAAACTATTTTAGGATTTTTTTGTCGGGGGGACCCAAACTCTAATCCGGATGGATTAACAGaaggatttttttgtttttgttccttAAGTATCTGTCATGGGTTATTGCCCATAACTTTCCCAATATCTTATCCGATCGGCGAATGTTATATTCCCCCGGATTTGGATCGTTTTATATTGGTCGATGTCCAGATTGAGGCAGTATCCGTTGGTTTAAGAAATAAGAACGTAGAAGTCCTTACGACGCAGCTTGGTCCTCACCGACAATTTCAGAATTAAGGAAAAAGTTAAGAACAAGTATATAACATAGAAAAACGTAAATGAAATTCGAACATTTACTATATCAAATTAACAGACATTGGCTacaataaacttaaaaaaaaacaaatgattTACTTGTTAGCCGTTGaggaaaaaaagggaaatttATGGTTTGGAACTTGGATAAACGGTTGTTGCCAGATCAATAAATGATATGCCTTCCTGATCTCAGATACTTTTAAAAGTTCGAGTTTCATCAACTATGGTCTTAACTTGGTCAACAAGGCTCTGGGCATCAATTTATTAATAAGAAATTGTCATATCTTTGCTTAAAATGCAGCAATCTacaaatgttataccttcccgatcttagatcTTCGAGTACAACAATCTtacatcaaaacctggccaactaaaatctgacccccttttcaacaattttcgaaggggtaacatcatgattttggccaaaaatcgataaaaaattttagttATCAATTTTcgtaatattttaatgcagattgaaggaAGTTTCATCCCTGAATCGTAGACGGTATTCCTTTCCCAAACACAACACAAAACACGGCTTAAATATTCGTTAAAATGTGTCTCAAAAGTTGATATTTTAGCCACAATCGTCTTAATTTGGTCATAATGGATGCCCAGGCTCTGGGCATCAATTTATTGAGGAAAATTGCTAtaattttgccaaaaatggTTCGATCAACAAATGTTATGCCTTCCCGTTCATGGATCTTCAATAACTATAATCCTACATAAAAACCTGGCCAACTAAAGTCTGACcccattttcgaaatttttcaaaggggtaacatcatgattttggtcaaaaatctATCAAAAATTGTATGTATCGATTATAGTGATATTTTACTACAGTTTTAAGGCAATTAAAACCCTCAATCGTAAACGGTATTCCTTTTCCAAATACGACACGAAATGGCCAAAATATGGATTTTTTAGCCACTGCGGTATTATCTTAGTCAAAAAGGCTCTAGGCATCAATTTATTGAAGGGACAGTGctatatttttgataaaaaatggtCCATTTATTTGGAGATATTAGACATAACTTGGCTAATTATTACCAAATCGATGAATGTTATATCTTTCCAATCTTAGATTTTGAGTAATGTAATTATAAGAATTCTACTTCAAAAACTAGCCAACTCAAATCTGACctagttttaaaaaatttgttttcaaaTTGAAGACCAGATTGGGATAAGGCACTGGGCTTAGGACATCAACCAGCAGTTGTTTAGACCTCCGGCGACGAAAGCAACGAAACAGTGGACTCATTGTCAGAACTCAAGCCAAAAGCGGGGAACGCAGGAGAATCACTCCGCCCTGGACGCGACTAACCAAGCACTTCAGCATGGCCTGCGATGAAACAAACTGTGATGGCCAGATTTCGCACACGTTCGTCATCTTCGGAGCGTCGGGCGACCTGTCCAGGAAGAAGATTTACCCGACGCTGTGGTTGCTCTACCGGGATGATCTCCTGGCCAAGCCTATCAAGTTCTGCGGCTATGCCCGCTCCAAGCTGACGGTCGAAAACATCGAGGGGAACTGCCGGCAGTACATGAAGGTCCAACCCAACGAGGAGACCAAGTACGAGGAGTTCTGGGCCCTCAACGACTACGTAATCGGCAGCTACGATAATAGCTCCGGCTTCGAGCTCCTCAACCGGCAGCTGACGTTGATGGAGAACAAGAACCGGGCGAACCGCATCTTCTACTTGGCTCTGCCACCCAGTGTCTTCGAAGATGTGACGGTCAACATCAAGCAGAACTGCATGTCTGCGAGCGGATGGAACCGCGTCATCATCGAGAAGCCCTTCGGACGGGATGCTGCCTCCTCACAGGCGCTGAGCGATCATCTGGCCAAGCTGTTCCACGAGAAGCAAATCTACCGCATCGACCATTATCTGGGCAAAGAGATGGTCCAGAATCTGATGACCATCCGCTTTGGGAACAAGATCCTCAACACGACCTGGAACAGGGACAACATCGCCTCGGTGCTGATCACCTTCAAAGAACCCTTCGGTACCCAGGGACGTGGCGGCTACTTCGACGCGTTCGGTATCATCCGCGACGTGATGCAGAACCATCTGCTCCAGATCCTCTCCCTGGTGGCTATGGAGAAGCCGGTCAGCTGTCTCCCGGACGACATTCGCGACGAGAAAGTGAAGGTGCTGAAGTGCATCAAGACTCTAACTCTCGACGATATGGTGCTAGGCCAGTACGTGGGCAATCCCGACGGAACCACCGACGACGCACGGAACGGGTATTTGGACGATCCCACCGTGAAAAATGGGTCCATTACGCCCACCTACGCCCTTGGGGTGCTGAAAATCAACAACGAGCGATGGCAGGGAGTGTCCTTTATCCTGCGCTGCGGCAAGGCGCTGAACGAACGCAAGGCCGAGGTGCGCATCCAGTACCAGGACGTGCCCGGCGACATCTTTGAGGGTAGCACGAAACGTAACGAGCTCGTCATCCGCGTCCAGCCGGGCGAGGCGATGTACTTGAAGGTGATGACGAAGAGCCCGGGAATCACCTTTGATATCGAGGAGACAGAGCTGGATCTTACTTACGCGCATCGGTACAAGGACTCCTACCTGCCGGACGCCTACGAGCGGCTTATCCTCGACGTCTTTAGCGGCTCTCAGATGCACTTCGTCCGCTCCGACGAGTTGCGCGAGGCGTGGCGCATTTTCACGCCCATTCTGCACAAGATAGAGCAGGAGCGCATCCAGCCCATTACCTACCAATACGGTTCCCGCGGCCCCAAGCAAGCGGACGTCAAGTGCGAACAGAATAACTTCAAGTACTCCGGATCGTACAAATGGCCTGGCAGTAAGAAGAACTCATGATGATAGtaagaaattttttatcactttAGTTCTACATCAAAACGCGGCCCACTAGAATCCGGCCCAATTAACTCAGGTGAATAGTGTTCCTTTCTCAAACACGATAGGAAATGGCTTAACTATTCCTCAATAGCCTTGCCTCATAACTTGGTCAACAAGGCTCTCCGCAATCATTTATTTCAGGCATTTTTATATTGTCATATCTTTACTAATAAAAATCGGATTAATCTTCATCTTAGATCGTCGTTCTCCATACTTTCATGCAGATCGAAGAAGATTGAAGCCCAGATTTAATAATGGCATTCCCTTTTCATATCGATATGGCTGAGATATAAGCAAAGAAGTATTAAAAAGTTTCATTTAGGCATAATTTTTgttcaaataaattttattttcagattTTCTATTCTTGTTTCATCATCAATAATTAAATACGCCTATTTCACAATCCAACTATATTAGTTAACTAACATTATTCCTAATTGATTTGAGCTAGTTACTAACTTCCTATATACTTCGAGCGCTTAAGTACCTTTTACATTAGCTTTATGTGAAGGCTTTAATTAATTGCAAATAAGACAAATGGCAGCACATGCTCTTAGGATAACTATCATTAATTAAATAACACTAATGTAAATGCCTTGAAAATGAGTTTAAATTAATTGAAGAGAAATGGATCTAAGCACTAAGTGAAATGGAGTGAAAGCTACGTCTAATTTGTCCGATATGTAAGTGGTTGATAGCCGGCGGAACTAGTGTGATCTGGTCCAGACACCGACTATCTGCAGCCGCACGACTCCACTACCATGTTGGGCAGGGTCTTCAACGTGGCCGTGTTGCTCGAGTCCATCACGACCAGCTGCAGCGAGGAATACTGTTTGGCGGTGCAGCAAGGCACCAACTCTAGCGACTTGTTTGCATTGTTCGTCGATAGAATTTTCTGCAATGAGAGAATCCCATTTGTTAGTTTTTCATACAAAAAATAAGTTagcctttattttttaaaggttTTAAAGGCTGTGACACTTACCATTAAGGAGCTGTGATGAGAAGCCGCTTGCGTTACGCTCGCCACCGAGCTGCAGGATCCCCTACAGAAGTAGGCATTGTAACCCTCTGGCTGCAGGATCCAGTTGCTCCAGCCAATCTCCTTAAAGGAGATGTACAGCTGCTCGCGACAGCACTCAGTGACGCCACTGGAACAATTAATGCTTCGCTTCTGGCGGGATTTCGTCCGCCTGCTCTGTGTATCGATCATGATGAATGGTCGATAGTCCTTGTCAACTGAAATGATCTCCTCCATGCTGCTGACGTCGCAGGACTCGCAGGATATGTGGATGAGATGGCTCAGCTCGTGACTGCCAATCCAACGTTTGATGGGCCATTCAATGTCGATTTTCATCCACTCatctaaaaatattcaaagatCAAAAGGAAAAGGTTAGCTACTTCATAGATATCCTGTAGGGTTCAACTAAATGACGACTGGCCTAGATCAGGAGGAGCGTTTCCCTGttgtttgtttacttttctattagaataatattttgaaatgatttCTCTTATCAAGCAATTGACCCGAGAAACTCCTATTTTCGGAGGTAAGACGGACGTTGATGCCTTTTGGCCAAAGTTCAGTGTTTTCATATTTCGCCATGTTATTCACCCACACGAATCCGCGGCGGTGCTATCACGAATCTGCGAAATGATCTGTCTAATTGAAAACACAAACAATGATGAAGCGGTCAGCGGTTGTCAACGTTGCCACTTATCTGCCAGCAACACAATTTAAAATTCCCTTATAATATAGAGGGTGTCACTGAATTTGATTTCTCTCCTAGGGCTATTAGGGTCACTTTTGGCATCTTTACTGCCGATCAAAGGTCCGAACGTGCTGATTCGGTTCTCTTAAATTGATTAGAGTCTGACGACGAATCGCCGCTTACCTTGCGCATCCACCGATTGAATGGCAATGGCTTTGGCCACTGGCAAGTACTTCGAGTCTTCCTGTtgctccacctccacctcagAAACCACGATTGTCTGCTGCTTCTGGGTGCCGTTCAGCTGGGGGCCTTCTTCCACCACTGTGGTGCGGTTCTGCTTGTTCTTGTAGAGCCACAGAACGGCGGTGCTGACATCGAAGCCTTCGGTATTGGGATCATCGATCTTGAAACTGAAGCACATCGACGGTTTCGAGCCCATGCGCTGGCATTCAACGTGCTCTGAAAATAGTCAATACAAATAAtccattaatttaattatta includes these proteins:
- the LOC6497734 gene encoding glucose-6-phosphate 1-dehydrogenase; translation: MACDETNCDGQISHTFVIFGASGDLSRKKIYPTLWLLYRDDLLAKPIKFCGYARSKLTVENIEGNCRQYMKVQPNEETKYEEFWALNDYVIGSYDNSSGFELLNRQLTLMENKNRANRIFYLALPPSVFEDVTVNIKQNCMSASGWNRVIIEKPFGRDAASSQALSDHLAKLFHEKQIYRIDHYLGKEMVQNLMTIRFGNKILNTTWNRDNIASVLITFKEPFGTQGRGGYFDAFGIIRDVMQNHLLQILSLVAMEKPVSCLPDDIRDEKVKVLKCIKTLTLDDMVLGQYVGNPDGTTDDARNGYLDDPTVKNGSITPTYALGVLKINNERWQGVSFILRCGKALNERKAEVRIQYQDVPGDIFEGSTKRNELVIRVQPGEAMYLKVMTKSPGITFDIEETELDLTYAHRYKDSYLPDAYERLILDVFSGSQMHFVRSDELREAWRIFTPILHKIEQERIQPITYQYGSRGPKQADVKCEQNNFKYSGSYKWPGSKKNS
- the LOC6497797 gene encoding pyruvate kinase, which produces MASSATPVLKEGSTQLDHICELEISHPATHHRLVSLIATISHSSRNLDTIYHMILKGVNIFRLNFSHESHEMHSKTLELVHEALERIQHETGHLRTVAIAADTRGPQIRTGLLDGEVILRSGDNIRLSINRDLYDKGNKEAVYVDYSNIINLTKTGDRLFIDDGKLLLHIMEVGVDGLLCEVIQGGQLNNNCNVILPEVEIDLPAVSEKDMYDIQFSMKANVDFLFASAVRSAKNVKELRTVLGEKGKHIKIIAKMDSKIALSRFSEIMRAADGLLLSRADLGTQIPMEKLFITQKSILGQCNKAGKPVIVASNILETMRFQLQPTRAECFDLANAIIDGADCIMLSSEVAIGPYPNETVATCDKLCREAEKVLWFRDLFSDLVSEVRGELDAAHSLAIASVETAKRTNATLIVVLTSSGRSATLISKFRPRCPILALTRCERTARWVYIHRGILPVVYTSEPNNDYATDVDARVQFALTIAKKAEIINDGDPIVIVSAWKDGGGFTNNVRVVYAFFEADQVDCLFRSDRRHSVKNTNLQKEGQKANENKKSVRM
- the LOC6497733 gene encoding glucose-6-phosphatase catalytic subunit 1 codes for the protein MESLRLLVMETYSSLLDRELCINEWAQERLSFAEPFWRFMSIYLEPSVLFNLLIPLSGIYSQELLTHLLSAVTLVSTLNSFEKWIYPEMRPLWWLREQYAKGQVLNKPQVALESNNLSCETSGGLPCAHSMTFTVFILILASFFFVHCWQRYVYWRSSVWRFFLYPVIVGVVVCMWLSRLYLATEFLHQCVLGSYFGIRALNCFEGNIKYLYSRRRRNAVVVVTILGGIAVGVYFLKLRLSIDPHWSVREAFKWCPEATYMRHEASPIFVLTRDLGNLMGVALASPLSKQKTKESTFLRRCSVLGALELINYGLRQATPKQNGRFAFLAYEFSRNAFHSLTLLKYLTKLY